In Meleagris gallopavo isolate NT-WF06-2002-E0010 breed Aviagen turkey brand Nicholas breeding stock chromosome 5, Turkey_5.1, whole genome shotgun sequence, a single window of DNA contains:
- the AP5M1 gene encoding AP-5 complex subunit mu-1 produces MSVPETQQHSKDFCSAFAFKEIIKGRDNVVLLLGMLYFEWEKRSSTETLLFLCRRRYPTVEARAEAFNGSTHVAVPSDSDFLKAMLFELRLTEDQSFVEHRDTCTRIDHSSVRSVRVEGGDLWPVVAFQKSGLIYACLPLVEEALEPRPSLLTIPGLSQGLALLFGILDYISPSRKNEAELSAKAGQLRTLIIQACPLGTPLNTNISSLSSSFDDIQVVPTDVKQPAWRSNTYKGKPQVNVCITEKVKCMQYDKRDVVDMWQVYGAVNCKCDIEGAAPNVTLTLNLPTNGSPLQDIFVHHCVTSVDPAMLMSSSVNPLDDSVYSGPYKFPFIPPSESFNLCYYTSQVPVPPILGCYQLIEEGSQLKITVNLKLHESIKNSFEYCEARIPFFNRGPIAHLEYKVSYGQLDLSREKSLLVWVIGQKFPKSSEVSLTGTVTFGDIDEEHPTDYVCTGNTAYVKMYFRIPDFTLTGCYVDQHSVQIFAPGKPKITASRELISSDYYIWNSEASAPTMYKSLYY; encoded by the exons ATGTCTGTACCTGAAACCCAGCAACACTCCAAAGACTTTTGTAGTGCTTTTGCATTCAAGGAAATCATCAAGGGAAGAGACAATGTGGTTCTGCTTTTAGGAATGCTGTATTTTGAGTGGGAAAAGAGGAGTAGCACTGAGACGCTCTTGTTTCTGTGTCGCAGGCGTTACCCCACCGTTGAGGCACGTGCGGAGGCCTTCAATGGATCAACACACGTGGCTGTGCCGTCTGACAGCGATTTCCTCAAGGCCATGCTTTTTGAACTCAGGCTCACAGAGGACCAGAGCTTTGTGGAGCACCGAGATACGTGCACTCGAATCGATCACTCATCAGTGCGCTCGGTTCGCGTCGAGGGAGGGGACCTCTGGCCTGTGGTGGCTTTCCAGAAGAGCGGGCTGATCTACGCTTGCCTGCCGCTGGTTGAGGAAGCCTTGGAGCCTCGGCCATCCCTTCTCACCATCCCTGGGCTCTCGCAAGGACTCGCTCTTCTGTTTGGCATCCTGGACTACATTTCTCCCAGTCGGAAAAATGAAGCGGAGTTGAGTGCAAAAGCAGGCCAGCTTCGCACTTTGATCATACAGGCCTGTCCGCTTGGCACCCCCTTGAACACAAACATCAGCAGCTTGAGCAGCTCGTTTGATGACATTCAGGTTGTTCCCACAGACGTGAAGCAACCAGCCTGGAGATCCAACACGTATAAAGGCAAACCTCAGGTCAACGTCTGCATCACTGAAAAAGTCAAATGTATGCAGTATGACAAGAGAGATGTTGTGGACATGTGGCAGGTGTATGGAGCTGTGAATTGCAAG TGTGATATAGAGGGAGCTGCACCAAATGTCACCCTCACTTTGAATCTCCCAACTAATGGCTCTCCGCTCCAAGATATCTTCGTCCACCATTGCGTGACATCCGTTGACCCTGCCATGCTCATGTCCAGCAGTGTTAATCCACTGGATGATTCTGTGTACAGTGGGCCTTACAAATTTCCTTTCATTCCTCCTTCAGAGTCATTCAACTTGTGTTACTACACTTCCCAG GTGCCGGTTCCACCGATTTTGGGATGTTATCAACTCATTGAAGAGGGATcacagttaaaaataacagtaaatttGAAGCTTCATGAAAGCATAAAGAATTCTTTTGAGTACTGTGAAGCTCGTATACCCTTTTTCAACAG GGGCCCAATTGCTCATTTAGAGTACAAAGTTAGTTATGGCCAACTGGATTTGTCACGAGAGAAGAGCCTCCTGGTTTGGGTCATTG GACAGAAGTTCCCTAAATCTTCAGAAGTTTCTCTGACTGGAACTGTGACTTTTGGTGATATAGACGAGGAGCACCCAACTGATTATGTTTGCACTGGCAACACAGCTTATGTAAAA ATGTATTTTAGGATCCCAGACTTCACACTTACTGGGTGTTATGTGGACCAGCATTCTGTTCAGATCTTTGCACCAGGGAAACCCAAAATTACTGCGT cacGGGAACTGATTTCATCTGATTATTACATCTGGAATTCCGAAGCATCAGCACCTACCATGTACAAAAGCTTGTATTACTGA